Part of the Limihaloglobus sulfuriphilus genome is shown below.
TTTTCGTAGCTATTTATTTTTTAATTCTTCGTAGGTCGGGCTTCCAGCCCGACACAGTAGGTCAACCGTCCTCGGTTGACATTGAAATGGCAAGCGGGGACGCTTGCCCTACTTAGCTTCTAATTATTTGACAGGATTTACAAGATAGATAAGATTAATTTTTTATTAACCATGAAGTTATTGAAGAAATTGAAGTTTTTGTTATATCTTTTCTTCATGTCCTTCATGCTCTTCATGGTAAATTCAAATCCTGTTAATCATGTTAATCATGTCTATTTGATTACTTTTAGCTATTAACTTTTAAAACTGAGCAAATTCGTGAATTTGCTCTACACGGCTCTGATTGCGTCCTACGCTATTGCCTTATGCCTATATCTTAACTTTTTAATCTGCGATAATCTGCGTAATCTGCGGATTTTCTCATTTCGTAATTGATTAGAAATCCGACATCGTAAATATCGGCAGGTACAGCGCCAATACCACTACCAGCACTATCGCCCCGACCACCACGATCATGATCGGCTCAAGCATCGCCGTCATCGAGGATATCGCCTCGTTGAGTTTTTTCTGGAAATAATCGCTTGTCTTATCCATAATCGGGCTGATCGTGCCGGACTTTTCGCCGATATCCACCATCTTCAAGAGCAGATTCGGGTAAAACCCCGTCGAGCCCATCGCATCGCAAATGTTCTGGCCCTCTGTAATCCGCTTTGACGTATCGGTAACAGTCTTTTTTATAACATCGTTTCCGGTCATCTGCTTCAAAATATTAAGCGTCTCAAGTATGGAAACGCCGGATGCCAGCATCGTCGCCATCGTCGTGCAGTAGGTGGAGACAAACGCGTTTTTTATGATTCCCTTAATCAGCGGGAACCGCAGTGCCAGCCTGCTGTAGTTTTTGTGTCCGGTTTTTGTCCTGCCGTAATACACCAGCACCATTACAACCGCCGCGGTTATTCCCGAGAACAGCAGAAAATGATCCTTCATACCGTTATACACCGCCAGAAAGCCCACTGTAAACGCCGGCAGCGGCTTATCGCCGAACATGCTGAACATCTCTGTGAACTTTGGTATTACAAACGTCGCCATGATAGCGATAATAACGATAACAAAAACAACGACAAACGCCGGATAGGCAAGCGCCGAGCGCACGCGGCGGTTTATCTCGTCACGCTTTACATAGTAATTCGCCAGCTTTTCAAAGACCGCGGGCAGGTTTCCGCTCTGCTCACCGGCGATAATCATCGCGTTGAACATCGTGTTAAATACATTTGGATATTTGCCGACTGCCTGCGAAAGTGTCTGGCCGGCCTTTATGTCGGAGCTCATCTCCGATATTATATACTCGAAATAGGGGTTTCCAACGTCCTGTGCGATTGTGTCGAATGCCTCTGTGATCGGCACTCCGCCGCCCATCATCGCGTTTAGCTGCCAGCAAAACGCCGAGAGATGATCGAGTTTGACCCGCCTTTTGGCTACCTTTTTGCCGGCTTTACCCTTCTGCGCAACCTGCTGGATGTGAATCGGCTTCATACCCTTCTTGCGTGCCCATCTGATGATGTCCGCCTGGTTACCGGCATCACGCATTCCGCTTCTCTGGTTACCCTCAGGGTCTTTTAGTATGTATTTAAATCTTGGCATACTTTTTCCGTGAGCGCAAGCGCCCATGCTAATCGCAATATGCCGGAATAATAGAGAAAGCCCGTTTTGATAAAATTATGGGCCTTAGTTATGCTCCGGCTTAAACCACATTCATCAGCTACACTGCCGCAGCCGCCCAGGCCGTGGCCGCGAACTCAACCCAAACCGAAATGCCGCTGCGGAATAAAATGCCTCTCTAATTCCGCAAGGCTCATCTCTATTGTGTCATATTCACGCTTATAGCTGATTTACTTTTTAAAACATCATGCCCGCCGCGACAAATAACCCCGAAAACCGCATCAGGCATGATTCGAATTTAATATATTGGAGCAGGCATTGCAAGTAAAATTTTAAGAAATTAAATTTCTGCCTTCAAAAACGCCTCAAAAACCGCCGCGTAAATTCCGCCGAATCAGCCGCGGTTACACCTCGTCGGTATAGACAACACTCATCAGTTCCTGGACGGAGGTTTTGCCGTCGAGAAGGGCCTGAACACCGCAGTCCATCAGCCCGCCGTAACCCCTGCTTCTGGCGGCCTCTCGAACCTCGAGCTCGGAGGCCTTGGCGATGATCTGGCGGCGGATGGTATTATCGACGACGAGGAACTCAAAAATCGGGAACCTGCCGGCATATCCGCGGTCATTGCACAGCGGGCAGCCGACACCCTCGTAAAAGGTGGTATTGCGTATGGTTTCCTCGGGCAGTTTGAGCCAGTTCCGGGCAGCCTCGTCCAGCTCGACGGGCCGTTTGCAATAGTCGCATATCCTGCGCACCAGCCTCTGGGCTAACACAAGATTTAGTGTAGATGCCAGCAGGTACGGCTCTAACCCCATGAACACAAAACGGCTTATGGCACTGGGGGCGTCGTTGGTATGAAAGGTACTAAGCACAAGGTGGCCGGTCATGGCGGCTTTCATGGCGATATCCATGGTCTCGCGGTCACGTATCTCACCCAGCAGAACTATGTCTGGATCCTGCCTCAAAATCGCCCTCAGACTCGAGGCAAATGTCAGCCCGATATCGCTGCGGACCTGCACCTGATTTATACCCCCCAGGCGGTACTCCACAGGGTCCTCTACGGTGGTGATATTCTTACGCGGATCCTTAAGATAATTGAGGGCCGAATAGAGGGTTGTACTCTTGCCCGAACCGGTCGGGCCGGTGACCACAATTATGCCGTGAGGCTGCTGTAAAATTTTTTTGAAAATTTCTAAATATTTTGGTTCAAAACCGACTCCGTCAATGTTATTTGGAATGGATGAGCTGTCCAGAATACGCATAACTATCTTCTCTCCGTAGATCGTCGGCAGCGAATTTACACGAACATCGACCGCTTTTGAGCCGGCACGCAGCTTGAATCTGCCGTCCTGGGGAAGTCGCCTCTCGGCGATGTCCATCTGGGAAAGAATCTTGAGCCTGGTGGTAACGGCGGCCTGCATTTTGCGGCTCGGAGGCACCATTTTCATCAATTGGCCGTCAACACGCATACGGATATCCATGCTCGTTTCCTGCGGCTCTACGTGGATATCGCTGGCACCGGTCTGCACGGCCTGGTTGAGCATCAGGTCAACAAACCGGATAACCGGAGCCCTGCTGGCCTCGGCCTCCTGGACTTCTTCTTCCTCCTCCTCGTAATCACCCGTCTCAACCTCAAGCTCTACTATATCTCGTAGTTCACGCTCGGCCAAGTCCTTTCCATGGTATATAACGTCAACCGCACGGGCGATCTCCTCCTCGGCGATTATCATCACCTCCAGGCTTGCGTTGAGCTTGGCGCTGATGGTGTCGATCGTCAGTACGTTGAGCGGGTCTGTCATGGCGACCTGGACAACGCCGCCGTCCTCGCTCTCGCTCACCGCGATAAGCGAGTACCGCTGAGCGACAAGCTCGTTGAGCTTCCAGGCAACGTCCATATCGATATCGTCGAAATGCTCCGGCCCGAAGTACGGCACGTCGAAAAACTCGCTCAAGAGCTGCGCACACTCGACAGAGCTGATAACATCCATGGATACGAGTATCTGGCCAAGACGCTTTTTTTCTGTCTTCTGGATCTCAAGGGCCTCCTCGAGAATCGCTTCATCTATCCAAGCCTTCTCAATAAGCCACTCGCCAAAACGCATTGTTCCTATCATGCAACTGCCGCTTTCTTATAAATAAAAACTCCGCCGCGAGCGAAATCCGCGGCGAAAAATGCACATAATTTAAACCAACCTCACAATATAACACACCAAAATCGCGATTGCAAGACATTATTGCACCGCCCCAACCTTACAACAGGGCAATCGCATCTAAAATATCATTTTTTAGGCTTTTCGGTTATTTTTTCTTTCAAGGCGTGTTATCCGTATGATTTCGTCAGCATATTGTTGCACTAAGTCCATGAATTGGTTGTAACTATCTATGTCAGCCTGCAGTGCTTCAAGCTCATCCTTTGGGACATATCGCACAACATTGGCTCCATTTTTCCACGTTTGGTGGTTGAAATGCTGCCGGTTTTTCATCTGACATATTTTCCCTCGTTCCATTCGCTCTATTTTTGCGATTTTTTCTAATAATTTTATAGCTTTTTTTGTCTTTTTCATTATAGTATAATATATAGTATTCTATATCTTTGCAACGTTAAAACGAGGAAAATTATGAAAAAAGAACAAAACCAACGCAGATTAATGGACTATTTTTCGACAATTGAAGACCCCAGAGTCGAGCGTACTCGCAAGCATGAGCTTAGCGATATTTTATCCATTGCAATTTGTGCAATAATTTGTGGCGCTGATGGATGGACACAGGTTGAAGAGTTCGCTCAGTGCAAAGAAGAGTGGTTTAAAAGTTTTCTTTCTTTGCCTAATGGCATTCCTTCTCACGACACATTTGGACGAGTATTTTCTTCTCTCAAACCCGACTCATTTGAACAATGCTTCCTCGAATGGGTCAATGCCTTAGCCCAAAAGAGTGAAGGCAGGCTCATAGCCATTGACGGCAAGACTATGCGTAGAAGCGTTGATTATGCATCTGAAAAAGCGGCTGTTCACATGGTAAATGCCTGGTGCGACACCAACAAAATGGTCATTGGGCAGATTGCAACAGAAACCAAGAGCAATGAGATAACGGCTATACCTAAGCTCTTGGAGTTAATTGATTTAGATGGTGCAGTTGTAACAACTGATGCTATGGGCTGCCAAAAGGAAATTGCTAATGCTGTAATTGAAAATGATGGGGACTATATCTTGCAGCTAAAGGCAAATCAGACCGGCCTGCATAAAAATGCAGTTACCCTTTTTGATGAATGTATAGACGATAATGTCTATAATATTCAATATACTGTTGCAAGTGAAACTGATGGAGGCCACGGCAGGGTTGAAGAACGCACATTGCGGGCTGTTTCAAATGTAGGATTCCTTAACTCTGAAAAGAAGAACTGGGTCGGGCTCAAGAGCCTGATATGTGTGGAGGCAAAGAGGAGCATAGGAGATGAAACAAGCGTAGAGAAACGGTATTACATATCAAGCCTGACTTGCAAAAATCCGCCAAATTTACTCAAATATATCAGGGGCCACTGGGGGGTAGAGAACTCCTTGCACTGGTGTTTAGATATCAGCTTTGCCGACGATGAAAGGAGAATAAGAAAAGGTTATGGAGCAGAAAATTTTGCAAGGCTCTCACGAATAGCACTGAATCTGCTAAAACAGCAAACCAAGCACAAGGTCGGCATAAAGACCAGAAGGCTGTGCTGCGGCTGGAACGAGCAATACCTATATCGCGTGCTGACACAACAAAATAAAGGACTTTAGATGCGATTGCCCTGAACCTTACAATTTATGTGCATCTGAAGAATAACTTTAAATAAAACATGTATCTCATGCGTATTATCTGCTAAAATGTGCGATCATACTAGATACAAAAATCCAGGTACGATTTTGAAAGGTTACAAAAATGGACGTAAGTAAAACTAAGACCTCACGCTGGAACAAGTTTTTCCTCGCCCTGCTGGCGGCAGTCCTGACACTGCTGATTTTCTGGGCATTTTCGTTTGTGCTGCGTGATATTGGAGATTTGCCCGGGCCGGACAGAGAAAAGATTGAAAAGAATTATATCACCCAGGAAAATATCGACACCCTCGATGCGCTCCGCAAAGAGCGTGAAGAGCTAAACTCCGCCCAGACACGCCAGAAAGACCTCCAGCAGCTTGCAAACCAGACTATCGAGATGCTGGTAAAAAAAGGACAGCTAAGCCCCGGCGAGCAGGAAACTCTCGCACGCCAGTCTGAAAAGTTCCAGTCCGCCGGCGTTGAGCTCGAAAAACTCACCAACCAGCTCTACGAAGTGAACCAGAAGATAAGCAGGCTCGAAGAACAGCACAAAAAGAATCTTGCAAATGCAGATGAAGAGTTCAGAGAGCTTTACAAGAAGCATAGGCTCAAAACCGCATTCGTAAAACTGGCGTTTATCGTGCCGGTTCTGCTGATAAGTGCCTGGCTGGCGCTGAAATACCGCAAAAGCCCCTACCGCTCATTGATTTTCGCGGCGTTTATCGCGTCTTTCTGGAAGACGGTGGTTGTAATGCATAACTATTTCCCAAGCCAGTACTTCCGTTATATTCTCGTTGCCGCGGCGATCGCCATTACAGCCGCGATAATGTACATAATCATCAGACAAGCCATAAAACCGAGGCTCGACTGGCTGCTGAAGCAGTACCGCAGCGCGTACAGCGGCGGCAGGTGCCCGGTATGCTCAGAGCCAATCCGCCGCGGCCCGCTAAAAGACATCACCGGCCAGGATGGAAAACCACGCCTCAGCGTAACCATCAGCGGCGATGTAAGAGAAAAACCGTATTCCTGCCCGTCATGCGGGACAAGACTGTTCGAAAAATGCAAAAACTGCGGCGAAATTCGAAAATCTCTGCTTCCGTTCTGCCAGAGCTGCGGCGATGAAATAGAGATTAACGAAAAGACCTCATGACAAATTAAGGTTAAATACGTTTTAATTCCACAATGACAATGATTTATGTAAATACATTAATGGAGACGATAAATGATTAGATGCGGTTCTGTACTTGAGATTTTAGAGGAAAAAATCGATGAATATAAACAGCTTCACGCCGAGGTATGGCCTGAGGTGCTGGATATGGTGCGGCAATGCAATATAACCAATTATTCGATATTCCTCCGCAGGCTGCCTGACGGAAAATTCTACCTGTTCAGCTACTTCGAATATACCGGCACGGACTTTGAGGCTGACATGGCAAAGATGGCCGCCGACCCGAACACCCAGCGATGGTGGCAGGTCTGCGGGAAGTGCCAGAGACCGCTGTCCGACCGCGAAAAAGGCCAGTGGTGGGCACCGATGCAAGAGGTTTTTCACTGTGACTGACTGAAACACAATCTCATAAGCCTATTATTATTGATTTATGAGCTAAACAGTCTTATAATCCGGTATGACTTTTTCGAAGCTATTTTATATTAAGCTAAAAACAATGTTGATTCTATCAATAAACCTGTTTTACCTTTTACTGAATAATAACAAAAGTAATATATGAAAAACTTTCCTAAACAGCTGACACTTTTTGATGATATAGATACTGTCGGTTTAAAAATCGAGGATGCTGCCTGTCAAGCCGGTGTTTCAACAGCAACAATCAGAAACTGGATAAAAACAGGCTATCTAAAATTAGAAAGCAAAGGCTCTGTATGTTATAAATCATTCGATAATTTTTTACAGAATGTGGCGGGCACTCATAAATTAAACTCCCGAGCCAATAAATCACGCAAGGACTGTCATGACCATATAAATGTGTCATCTGAATTTCTCAGGAAGATAAATACCCAATCAAATCCAATTGACCAGATTAGTGATGAATATGAATCTTCGTTGTCTGATTCATACAGGAACAAAGAAGGAATATACTACACTCCATCTTCTGTTGTGGAAGATCTTTTTAAAAAGCCGTTTCCAGATGTTTCCACAAAAACTTTTTGCGACCCCTGCTGCGGTTCCGGCAACTTTATAATGCATGCTTTGAATTTAGGATTCAAACCAGAGAACATCTACGGCTATGATTGCGACCCGGTAGCTGTCGCGATTACTAAAGCCAGAATATTTGAGAAAACAGGTTACAAAACAAAGAACATAATTGTCGCAGACTTTTTAAGCAGTTCTTTAAAAAGAGAAGCTAGACTTTTTGATTGCATTTATACCAACCCGCCATGGGGGAAAAAACTGCCAAAAGATGAAAGAGATTTTTACGGCAGAATTTTACAAGCCGGTAAAAGTGTTGACACTTGCTCTCTCTTTTTTTTCGCTTGCTTAAGAAGATTAGAAGTATCGGGGAAATTAGGTATATTGCTGCCTGAGGCATTTTTTAACATCTCAAGTTATGAGACAGTAAGACTTAAAGCCCTAAACCTCTCGATTGAACGTTTGATTGACTACGGAAAGTGTTTTAAAGGTTTGGTTACTAAAGCTCAGGCAATTGTTTTGAGCAACAAAAAAAACAAAAACTCCTCTGAAAACATAGTATGCCAAACAAATAACACAAAATTTATGCGTACCAGCCTTTCATTTATAAATAATCCAAAATCTATATTTAACTTTCATCGCGGTAAAAATGATTCCGATGTAATAGAGCATATTTTTTCCTTGCCTCATGTAACACTGAAAAACAATGCAGACTGGGGGCTTGGTATAGTAACGGGAAATAACACTAAATTTTGCCGCAACACTCCTTCTGCCGGATACATGCCGGTTTACAAAGGCTCTGATATAACCAAAACCGGACTAAAGGAATCGCACTGTTTTATCCCAAGAGATTTAACTCAATATCAACAGGTAGCTCCCGTTGAAATGTTTGAAGCTGAGGAAAAATTGATTTATAAATTTATATCCTCTGATTTATATTTTTTCTGCGATACACAAAAAAGATATGTTTTGAACAGCATTAATATGCTCATCCCTAAAAAGAGTTTTCCCGTTAAAAACAAACAATTGTGTTTATTATTGAACTGCGATTTTATAAACTGGCTTTTCAAAAGTATTTTTAACACACATAAAATACTAAGAGGTGATTTAGAATCTCTTCCTATACATGCCGAATATTTCGAAAGACATGCTGTTTTTAACGAAAATACATATTTATCATTTTTAAACCTTGAGAAAACAAACAATGGAACTTACAGAATTAAAAGATAAAATAATTTCTTCTTTTACAGGGTCAGAAAAAGATTTACATCAAGTCCTTGATTTAGTTGAAGAAGATCAGGCTATATTTCCTTTTAATGAATTCAAACATCTTATATGTAACTTGCTTCATAAAGGCGGGCTCAGTTATGATAAATA
Proteins encoded:
- a CDS encoding type II secretion system F family protein, with translation MPRFKYILKDPEGNQRSGMRDAGNQADIIRWARKKGMKPIHIQQVAQKGKAGKKVAKRRVKLDHLSAFCWQLNAMMGGGVPITEAFDTIAQDVGNPYFEYIISEMSSDIKAGQTLSQAVGKYPNVFNTMFNAMIIAGEQSGNLPAVFEKLANYYVKRDEINRRVRSALAYPAFVVVFVIVIIAIMATFVIPKFTEMFSMFGDKPLPAFTVGFLAVYNGMKDHFLLFSGITAAVVMVLVYYGRTKTGHKNYSRLALRFPLIKGIIKNAFVSTYCTTMATMLASGVSILETLNILKQMTGNDVIKKTVTDTSKRITEGQNICDAMGSTGFYPNLLLKMVDIGEKSGTISPIMDKTSDYFQKKLNEAISSMTAMLEPIMIVVVGAIVLVVVLALYLPIFTMSDF
- a CDS encoding GspE/PulE family protein; this translates as MIGTMRFGEWLIEKAWIDEAILEEALEIQKTEKKRLGQILVSMDVISSVECAQLLSEFFDVPYFGPEHFDDIDMDVAWKLNELVAQRYSLIAVSESEDGGVVQVAMTDPLNVLTIDTISAKLNASLEVMIIAEEEIARAVDVIYHGKDLAERELRDIVELEVETGDYEEEEEEVQEAEASRAPVIRFVDLMLNQAVQTGASDIHVEPQETSMDIRMRVDGQLMKMVPPSRKMQAAVTTRLKILSQMDIAERRLPQDGRFKLRAGSKAVDVRVNSLPTIYGEKIVMRILDSSSIPNNIDGVGFEPKYLEIFKKILQQPHGIIVVTGPTGSGKSTTLYSALNYLKDPRKNITTVEDPVEYRLGGINQVQVRSDIGLTFASSLRAILRQDPDIVLLGEIRDRETMDIAMKAAMTGHLVLSTFHTNDAPSAISRFVFMGLEPYLLASTLNLVLAQRLVRRICDYCKRPVELDEAARNWLKLPEETIRNTTFYEGVGCPLCNDRGYAGRFPIFEFLVVDNTIRRQIIAKASELEVREAARSRGYGGLMDCGVQALLDGKTSVQELMSVVYTDEV
- a CDS encoding ISAs1 family transposase; this translates as MKKEQNQRRLMDYFSTIEDPRVERTRKHELSDILSIAICAIICGADGWTQVEEFAQCKEEWFKSFLSLPNGIPSHDTFGRVFSSLKPDSFEQCFLEWVNALAQKSEGRLIAIDGKTMRRSVDYASEKAAVHMVNAWCDTNKMVIGQIATETKSNEITAIPKLLELIDLDGAVVTTDAMGCQKEIANAVIENDGDYILQLKANQTGLHKNAVTLFDECIDDNVYNIQYTVASETDGGHGRVEERTLRAVSNVGFLNSEKKNWVGLKSLICVEAKRSIGDETSVEKRYYISSLTCKNPPNLLKYIRGHWGVENSLHWCLDISFADDERRIRKGYGAENFARLSRIALNLLKQQTKHKVGIKTRRLCCGWNEQYLYRVLTQQNKGL
- a CDS encoding L-rhamnose mutarotase, which translates into the protein MIRCGSVLEILEEKIDEYKQLHAEVWPEVLDMVRQCNITNYSIFLRRLPDGKFYLFSYFEYTGTDFEADMAKMAADPNTQRWWQVCGKCQRPLSDREKGQWWAPMQEVFHCD
- a CDS encoding TaqI-like C-terminal specificity domain-containing protein; the encoded protein is MKNFPKQLTLFDDIDTVGLKIEDAACQAGVSTATIRNWIKTGYLKLESKGSVCYKSFDNFLQNVAGTHKLNSRANKSRKDCHDHINVSSEFLRKINTQSNPIDQISDEYESSLSDSYRNKEGIYYTPSSVVEDLFKKPFPDVSTKTFCDPCCGSGNFIMHALNLGFKPENIYGYDCDPVAVAITKARIFEKTGYKTKNIIVADFLSSSLKREARLFDCIYTNPPWGKKLPKDERDFYGRILQAGKSVDTCSLFFFACLRRLEVSGKLGILLPEAFFNISSYETVRLKALNLSIERLIDYGKCFKGLVTKAQAIVLSNKKNKNSSENIVCQTNNTKFMRTSLSFINNPKSIFNFHRGKNDSDVIEHIFSLPHVTLKNNADWGLGIVTGNNTKFCRNTPSAGYMPVYKGSDITKTGLKESHCFIPRDLTQYQQVAPVEMFEAEEKLIYKFISSDLYFFCDTQKRYVLNSINMLIPKKSFPVKNKQLCLLLNCDFINWLFKSIFNTHKILRGDLESLPIHAEYFERHAVFNENTYLSFLNLEKTNNGTYRIKR